Below is a genomic region from Ictalurus punctatus breed USDA103 chromosome 12, Coco_2.0, whole genome shotgun sequence.
gcaatgcaacactgttccacacacagataactcttttgaatggttaaatgactaaaatcagaaagcgccaccagcatatctgacaaagatgactcatgaaccaattctttaatcactagctgaaaacgacgtattgaatttacacaaacgtcaaataacaaacacaacattctactttctcatgaatatggtatagtgcattgcttaatcagcagtttttcttagaaagacaagatatttaaattgaatgaatttaatgaaaccacacatcaagctgtcttttctaacagaacattaaatttagcgTTAGCTCCtagttccagaaagttctagccagacattcagggggaaagaatcagaataaaatgtaaaataaaaaaagtagtgaaagatgaaagtgaaggaataaatgaggggtttgtgtcttagttgttgagtaattaaaaacaaaaaaaaagctgtgagattcagcgtttgtcacaacgatgccaaacgctctgcgtctcccgactatttctttgggattgttcccaaactgagaaatcaagaTTCTTCAGTCAAGCTtcccccacaatcaagctttggagttgactccatattcacaatgacaatagagtcgactccaaagcttgattcctttgaatcgactctattctcattacctggtatctacaaattgacaccaggtattaggaatcgccctgttaatcatgataatgatcctatgtacttaatactgtgggttgttcccctaacctttaattcgagatttgtgctgaatcgattcttggaacagTCGATTGCATTCAGTGTTGCaatcgatttcagaatattagcaagggtttgaatcgttatcatttcccctgcttccatttgtaggaagctgccTTAATCACGTTGAACCCAGGGTACGCAGGCAGGACCGATCTccgggacaacctggaggccgctTCAGATCCATCTCGTCTCATGATTGTGCCCGACCACGCCGTCATCGCAGAGGTGTGCTCGGGTGCcgtcattacattacattatgtaatgaacacaataacggatgtattctggcgtgttacagaactgtttcacgttgtcttttttgctgtaggtggacttgtgagctgagggcttcaagtccagtgagactctggcgaggaagatgattcagctgtataagctgtgcagcaagcagcTTTCCCGCAGGACCACTACGACTTCAGCATGAGAGTCGTCAGCTCTGTTATCGTCATGGCCGGGTATGTCCGTCTACGAACAGGGTgaacatattagattagattagattcatccgttgttttttctaaattgttaattaaaactatctataaatgtaacagGTGTcttgcgtgcgtgcgtgcgtgcgtgcgtgcgtgtgttccaggtctctgatgcgagagaacccacacctgagtgagaacgtggtgttgattagagcgctacgatactccaacctgcccaagttactcaaggatggcgcagaacttaaaataaaataataactgataaatagtaaagaacgccaaagcttacatatggagtatcaaaggtcattatcacaggatcactggaatcaggcactaggaggaaattccaggacaaattaggaaatacaattaactgacatttgcaaattctttgcaactaaaaagctgtaattatatactatataactttttttaaagcatttaaagtatataacattagcaccttgtaatgttataccagatgaaagtaaagaattctggaacatctgaacatccataatctgaaaatcttgaacctagtgtcaatcgagtcaatccaatccttcttgtgtgcgtttagcggtattctgtcggacctctttcctggtgtgggcgtCCCCGAGCACGACTACGGCGCGCTTcagtcgaacatcgaggcagctctatgcgCCCGCTCCCTAGAGCCcgtctccagcatgaccgccaaggtgatccagctgtacgagaccatgctggtgcaccagggcgtcttGCTGGTGGGCCCTACAAGAGGCGGTAAGACCACAgcgtaccgtgccctcgctgaTGCACTGCCCACCCTCCATgagacagagggctgcgaggtgaatcccttctacaagcccatcgagaccgacgtgctcaacccacagtcagtgagcatggacgagctgtatggtgaagacgaCCCTCTCACACTGGAGTGGAGTGCCATCAAACCGTCCCTCGGCAATGACATCGCcgacacgcacaagtgggtggtgagtgacgtacctgtggacgtgcctgtggattgagaaaattaccgccgtgttggacaacaacaagacgctctgtctggctaacggtgaaaggatcaagctcacaccttctacacacatgttattcgaggtgttacccatcagacacaggtagcaccggtcctaaaaaccatcacaaacaatcacaagcatgtcatttccaagaagattttttttttttttacgttaaacgcgttcctgatggaaaggtcacacacaaacgtatctttaagacttcactctttcacacgcctATAACGAGCGATAAATgcattcgaagcatgttataaagcctccgtaatgcattacgcatagtatttaaataaatattattataataacatgcactacactacattatgaattcttaacgtattgttaacacgtctttactgtgagcgggatgatgaccagacgcaggcaggctcccgggtactcatatccgtagacgtactgatacagagccattctggccacacacttatccagatccacgtcccagtattagcacagctgcttctgccactcaaagttactgctcgagtccacctacgtgaacacatacacaaagacatgtgatatatacacaatctcattgtatacgaattgggcattctcCCTGAGgatatagcgtggatagtttataatgagtgcgttcatactgtataaacctgggaactgatttgcatatgcactgctgttagagctgcagttatttttaaaagatttattaacagcttctgaccaatcagatctgaccacacccatgattcccttcGCTCTGAAGAGAAGGTTGTAGCCGtctgtaccctttcattgacgagctccgtgacgatgtctctggcgtggacatccacagtaatgagagctgtgatgatgctctgatgtattttgggtaagttaccctgaaacagagtggccaacacattcagcctctgtataaacacacacacacgcacagagtaatATTACATAGTACACCATtcaccattatgtcatgtaatcagagaaggaaatctgaactacagttcccagcagccactgcatcacagtcacatgaccacctgcacctggatcacattcctggtaagcacttgtgtatttagccacagttttcactgcactctttgtctcacgtttgtctttctttacctttgtccctggtgctgtgtttttctctttggtttatgtttagtctttgccacagtattttgccccaatgtcagtgtcttttgtattttgtttagttctttataaaacttgaaaaaatctgcacttgcatccgtctcaacctccatatcgtgacacaaaaatataaatataatataatattatatataaaatgtgtgtgggggtatatattaatagagagaaaggcatttcttctcaggggggaggggagtaatcaataggaagaaggatctgagagggaacatggacaaaattaatggaactttttcctggttcggccctaaatttgggccagattaaatttcatctgtacaagttggacaatagggatggggaacatagatccagtacccttaaacccaattagaacttctattccaaccattaaaaccattttttatcttgaaatctaggggcttacccaaacaataaactctaatcacctaatttttaaccaataaaaactcctttttccaatgttgaaacttaggggccaaccctaaccctgaacttaaccatcagaaacaaataatatgttctctaaactgatcctccaacccccaatagttaacctcacctagaacgtcttacatttagacagatttttttttaaagtctttaatttatttattcattttcatatggttcatttacatgtgattcatttacgttgattcattttcatgtgattcattttcatgagattcatgaaaattattttttttaaagtggcagaattcatttttaacacaatatatagattaaaaaaattatataatttattttccatttttttatacaactgatattttctcatagaatgttaaatacatatagaggaatatatacagaatgaaggacaaggttttgtgcctgtgccacctcccacaccaatgagtgttgggttgagtcatcccctaacctaaccctgcctgagcctttttattaaaggtgtttaatttagtttgatgtggtttagtttgttagaatgtgaatttatccgttatatgtaggctagctaactgcgtagttaactaacgttagtcagctgacaagaaaaatatcagactttttcctcattccctgcctgtccaaaccctgcctcctctacatcagatgcccacgatgttgagaccaactcgaccagtgaaagttcccaagtgacatttgagtcatcccagcccgtttcaatcggtgtgcaatcttttacagatgatgacaaccaagcgcagcgagttgagtcttctcccgtCTCTGCAGCTCTCgtcccgacaagacagtttaaatcagcttggctacaagacttcgcctggttacgttatgacaaagggaaaatgtactgcaccttttgtgctaaagcaggacaagatattgctggtaaaacagagttcatttccagttcgagtcattttaaaaaagaaaccgtaaagaagcatggagagagtacaaaacatgagaccgccagggattgtgtcattgctaggtctgcccctcgtgccaccccaatcgtgaaagcagtgcaacgtgctagtgataaagtcactgaaaaagagatgagggaattgaaaataaaattcaatgcagcctacatgactctgagcctgaatagcaggaaatgaataaaaaagtgaaaaaaagaaacaaatgactgcacatttaagtatttacgataatatgattcaagatgggggcagcactgccactgttgggcccttgagcaagccccttaaccctctctactccaggggtgctgtatcatggctgaccctgtgctctgaccccaacttcctaacaacctgggatatgcaaagaaaagaatttcattgtgctgtaatgtatatgtgatcaataaagactcattattattattattattattattattattatatgacgtactgaacattgcacatattgcacactgtgtctactacttttatctactatccacagtccaaaggctgtggagctggAAGGCTACGTGTgggaatgacaaaagatttttaaaaataaaataaaaaatgtatcaatacatgaaattagattacacaatgtagttgaggtttacatgaataagcagaaatgtaatcatgcttatctttcctatagcacaaatgaaaagccctctctagaagagcagatttgtcaaatgaaactttttccttcttatccactgctacggtaaactaaagagtagatattcaaattacactgctaaatgtGACTAGCgttagctacgtgtagtagcgcaaaatagtccatcaaatgtattagcaggtgtagcctatacacgagtccactatcggtcacATCgctattgagaacatgccccaaattcattgctttagtagaatttaatggtaagtgaaatgatactcacattgtaatgtccttagtatttgttcagtctacaggtcctctaacactctgttaaatgaataaatgtaaatgtactatgacgtaaattttgttttaaatcaattaattcagaaattacacacaatgttaagttgatgtaattatcaacattattatgtcaacacaactcatcaaaataatgtgtacaactttaaaaatttgttattaattcaataaattagaatttttatcttgcaaccacacattaaatttagattgtgggggtttgttttgtatagctccgctgttagaaaatacacaatggttgaatgtgaacataaatgagcagaatgtaagcttgtgaaataaattaaactttattgattgcacttttgagaaattggcatgactttgaataaaaatttactgaaataaatactctaaaacattgatatacccgatgttcaaatgttcaaaaagaaaaaaaagtttttacataccttctaaataggtccctttaggaggtaaacgttttaaagacggtgttttataagaaacgtgcgtattacatgccttctaaacctaaccatttaggatgataaaataaaaatttctacagtccttcaaggctgtatgatgtcgttgttctcttttactgaaagaaaggtcaaaatcatcagtgttatttgttgtgaagactgaagtgacaatatgtctgaagaaaatgaaaatatgtattacatatcctaccttctaaccaggttaatttaagggtgaaaaaccttttttaaagacggtgttttaaaagagtcgtgcattttgtttaaactataaacaagatttcagaaaatggtccgccaacgaggatacttacacagaactgtcgctaaatacataagctttcgtctatgctttgacatcccatgtcccagcagtacatttatgacctctgatgactatgtgggtgtgtggggggtgagtgtgagagagagacacacaggtgttcttttgggggttttgctgaccagaattcttacaaatgtgtttgttaacgaattaaagggagtcatgtgtctcagtgttaaaattatggttaagatgttgtagttaaaacacagaagaaactctgcaactatctgttacaatgtctgctccgagaaatgctaatacccttagaagattgctgtgtattcaccaacaagaggacctgttgaaatgagagaggacctgacttttgctacaaaaaaaaaataaaaaaaccaagaggatagattgacaaattattaatgaaggtaatgtaaagacgttgttgtttaaccctgagcagggcgtcaacagctccaaagatcgtgtcttaagtccgagggtttagttaggaggtagaaaaacatttaaagacggtgttttaaaagaaacaagtgtttcatccttaatggtaaaaaagaaaaatggttgtactccaatatgaaataaaacggcggagacacactgagtacacttctgttccacagtctataaggatcccaaaacttcatgtagtgtggaaaaatatatacaccctccgtgactctgttacttaaggtttaaacattattattttgtgatggcagcaagacaaaacggttgtgcatttggtatgtggtgattttagaattaggccccaaatgtcaattatgatttgtgtatggcttcgtcaggcaaagatcacgatggtatggaaagagtatacaagagtaattggggtgatctaatgcttaggacttgtacagtacttcaactcgggaacgtcccaccatggcgttcagagaggcattatctaaggtacacgtatatataatatagatcagatctatATTAGAAGGCGGTGTGGTATAACGTGAATCAGCAATAAAGTTCTCAGcttgagttgttttgtttgcgtGTAAAGTATACAGACAGAGGATATTTCACTGAGGTTATGTTAATGAAAAGGCTGTGCCTATTGTACAGGATTGTTGTGATTGTCGTGCAGCTCTTGTAAGATGTGGTAAGGAAATTtgtgaaatacaaacacaaagaagtGGTGGTTGCTTcggattaagaagaaaaaaacctgccaAATTGATACGagtgtaatataaacaaatgtttgtgatgCCTGTGAAAGTCTTTCAAAAGTGAATCTGTAGGTAGTTTCCCTTCTGAAGACTGGAGCGAGTAAACAGTCCTCAGCaactgcagagtttttgtggagtgtgtgtacatttttggacCAAGTGTGGTCCTCTCTCAGATTGTTTGCAGTTCCTCCGGTGTAAACTATAACACGTATAGTTTATAACAAGTATAGTTTACACACGTTAAAGACTTAACGATCCTTGCTATTCAGTAGACGTGTGCCAATAATCAATTCCTCAACGTATCACACTGTTTAACAcgcacaacaaaaaaaaaaaaaaatcaatgagtgTTCTTTTTGTACTCGGGAGCAGCAGGCGAGTCGTGGGTGACAGGTGCGTTGTGCGTTAGCAGAGGGCTTGAGTGTGTAGATGGATCCAAAATGGTGGCTgagttttatgtattattaggGAGCTCATCATGGTCAGGTTGTCCGGATTGGACAGGAGCACATTTCAGCAGGTGAGGACGCTACGCTGAAGGTGATCCGTGTACAGGAGCAGTAAGGAGGGATAGATGTTGCAGAGGGATAGATTCCGCCAGTTTCTTATCGATGGAGGAATTCGAGGACGCTGCACGAGTCGCTCTGTAGAAGTgctcgtctctttgacctgatTTTCCTGCATTGTAGGGAGCCGTGGTGGATGTGATGGTGTATTTGGAAGTACAAGATTGAGATTTTCCTGGTTCAGAAGCTGTATGTCCAATATCTGACTAGGTTTAGACTCGCCAGGTAGAGCGTAGGGGTTCGGAATGAGGGCTTGGTTTTTCTTCAGgctccctctcttcttcctgAGGTTCGGCTCGGACTTCTCCTCAGGGATCGATGGGTACTGGACCATAATGGTGGGTTTCTGGCGGAGGTCTTGGTGTGTATGAGGCTCGGTGGCCATGATGGTGCGAGCACTGTGCATTCTCTGAGGGAGTTTGGGGCCGGGCTTGCCGTGCTTCTTCTTCCAGCGCTTCAGCTGCGTGCGTTGCTCACGTTCCACGTCCTGTGCCGATACCTGCAACTCCAGAACCTACAGCAAAAATCAGTCACAAAAATGAACTGGAATAGAATGTCATTCTACTGTACTTAATGTGTTAGGATGGGCTTCATTACAACGTCATGTAAAAGacgatgataaatatttatgaatgcTAATTTTGTAGAAATACGAAGGTGATGATGGATAAAACATGCTTGATCACCATGGCATGGACTCGCATAGTTACAGTAATGACAGGAAATGTTACAGTAGTGAGAgacccatcatcatcatcatcctcctcctccttcttctctctgTTGTGTTACCTGGAGCACGAAGAAGCCCTCCTGCATGTATCTAGGCTCAATCGCTCTGAGGACCTCCATGGTCTCATACTGACCCGGACAGGCCTTGAGCTTATCCCGAGTACCCAGCATGGACGTCAACACCACCAAACCCACACAGAATATCATTTTCACTCCtacacaaagaaagaatgagagagagaatcaacacagaaagaaaagaaggacaagtgtgtgtttgtgtctgaccGTCACACAGGAACATGTCCCACACTCTGAGGACCGTGGCCCAGGGCAGAGTTCTGGAGAAGGCGCACATGAAGCACTCCATCATGTAGAGCACCGGCTCGATCTTGTGCTTGTCCAGGTGCCGATACGCCACAGAACACACTCGCTTCACAGCGCATGCAGGATCTCTCCGTCCAGCTGAACCGCCTCCTGCACACATAACGGTTCACAATAAACGATATAACTTGCtgttaataacacaaaacaactgtTCTCCTATACAGAGAAGCCCTGTTTCTAATAATACATTGTGCAAACAAAACACGTAAAATTACAAAGCAAAACTACAGCTCAcactaaaatacataaacacacacacacacaataatatagAACATTAAACCTTAAAGAAAACACTAAGCAAAACTGCCTCATGAACacagcaacacatacacacaaacacaagatggcggtgttgaGTCAGCGGAGCAGGGTGGGGTTTGTAGCTCCGATATATAATTTCTAACAGAGCTTATGATCTGTGTGGCGTTACAAAACTAAATTACCGAGTGCGAATGTTTCCTCTACAACTTCAGACTGAACTACATTCGCTTCAGtcagatttcagtttttcactttttcacgcCTGCAATCCACGGATACACAACTATAGCCGTTTTAAAAACGTGCATTCAGTCCGGTTTCTCGTTTCTACTGTACTTCTATATTCCAATTTATTTAACTAggcctgtaaaaagaaaaaaaaaaacccaaacacatggCAAATGGTACTTCTCAGCTTAATTTGATTGGTGAACAAATACAGTGGTCTCAGTTGATCCTAAATGTTTCTTTCCCAACAAAATAGAaggtttaacaaataaaaaaatgtaatttctcaGGAAGTTATTCAGTGAAGTAACAATGAACTATTTTGGCCCTTCAAagctattcagtgatgaatgtaGCCACCCTTCTTTTCAATAACCGCCGTGAGCCTTCCATTGAATGTCAGTTTCttgatctgttcatgatccattTTAGCTGAATGGAGCATTGTCCTGCATAAAGATCATGGTCTTCTTGAACGTTGCTGACTTCTTCCTGTACCATTGTTGAAGAAAGGATCTTCTACAAACTGGCAGTAGATTTGGGAGTTCATTTTCAGTCCATCTTTAACCAGACGGAAAAGGTCCATCTGCTCCATCTATAATCACTCTTATTTCATTGGTCCATGAAACCTATAAGGAACGGTCTTCAGGTATTTCTTGGCCCAGTCATGATGCTTCAGCTTGTAAGTCTTATGCAGTGGCGGTTGTATTTCAGCCTTCCTTACTGTAGCCATGTCTCTGAGCACTTGCCACCTTGTATTTCTGGACACTCGTGGAAGGTTGCAGttctgaaacatggtggcggTGCTGGCTAATGGGTTCTCtcacgttttattcttcttagtcttttgcagtcaactAGCGCCTTTTCTTCTCCGTGGTTTTTTGCCCCCTGTCGAGTATTCAtcacaaagcatttttcttGGGAGGTCACACCTCAATAATTTTGCGATCGTCAGTGTGCTGCAGCCCCCTGATAGGCATTTTACaatttctgaccttttttttttgacccattttcctgaattggAGAAGCTAATAATTATGCAAACCTTATATAGGATGTTAATCACTTTAAGGTGTAGTGTTTATATGTGGTGTTCTCCCAACAGGTTATTTTgtagaccttgattttgtttgataacGAGCTTTGCTTTCATTGGTTGGCTTAAAGGAGGGCGGGATCATGAGTAttctacttttttccccttcttcgcACTCTTTTTGATTATACTGTTCTATCTGCTTTTCATGCACAAGTATGTCCCTGTACTATTAAGGGgaaaaagtgcatgtgcaaggagatgtactacaaatataatatataatataaacttacacacatttttaaccagacaacaccacaagctgtcaaaatggctgacgtgGCCAGTTTTATCCATGTTGGGCAGAAGGATAGACTGTTATCGTAACCATAGTGCAAAGTGTGAATGAGCgagcaaaaaaacactgataagaCCGATTTGAAAACTTTCCAGGCTGATATTCTAATGAGCACGCTTGACCTTTGTTGATGTGAAACACTCAGCCTGCTATGGTactatttgatgatatcttttcatgtgacaacactgaagaaatgacactgtgctacaatgtaaagtagtgagtgtacagcttgtggaaccgtgtaaatttgctgtcccctcaaaataactcaacacacagccattaatgtctaaaccgttggcaacaaaagtgagtacacccctaagtgaaaatgtcattttacagttcaaCAAACTCTCCTCCAGCCCCCCAGTGCTGAGCCGCCCACAGAAGACAACGTGGTGTAACCTGTGATACATCTCCCAGCCTGAAGAGGGAGCACTGCTCAATGCATACATGCTCtcagtggggggtgggggagggacatctgctttgtgactaagtcaaactttctgtgaatatttaaccatttgtcctcattctcactaatacgactgtttacaatattattcatatgaagttggaaactgtgcagaggtttaatgtgtttctaattGAAAGTACAAACTCTGAGACAAACTATTCATGCATTAGTGCTGCTCCAGCTTTTTAGTGTCCATCACACTTTTGTGTGAAAGCATCGCTGTGTGCACCGTTAATCCAGAGTCTGTGATTAGATTATCCacatcatgttcaaataaatatttctatagTAAACGCTTTAGAGCGGGGAAGCCTTACTGTGGTCCTGTAAGACTACAGTCCAgtacagtttgggaattttcctGAATCACACCCGATTTAAGTCCTCGGGTCATTAGGTAGGAGTGTTAGATGAGAAATCATCACACTGTGCATGATCACAGGAATTCAGGACCAGAGCCATGCTCCcctgatttataaattaattgttgatgaccttaaagtaattcccagtgaagatttatcatctttttacaagcatccttttcacatgtaagaaaaattgcagtgatttgtacatttgtgctctgcatttctttcagagacGTGGGACTGAATTGTCGTGTATAtaggcagtttttttgtgctctgaaattgaacaggacttttgagaagatagctgctcatggtttaattcacttttaaaaagggacTGACAATATGAAGTGAGCATACGTGTATAAAAAGGTGGTTGTGTTGAAGAAACCTTGTTGACCGATCTTTGCTAacttgctctgtctgtgtgtgtgtgtttactggtacAATAGTGGTAGCAGATTTTCAGAGCCGAGCTTACAGTAAGGAAGACGCTGaagtgtacttgtttggaagatgtagaaactcaagtcttacatgttagcacaaacatgtctttttcctttattagggaatttgtacttttggacatttttgaaagatatcatgcttgtgaaatgtgctttgcgtgttattcatgttcaactggttgtactgggcttagatttgtgtctttttgaatcatttacgCTCTATGGCACCTTTTACGGTTTTGCTgtatgggctgtgttccaattgatctgtgtttgatcatttcctccCTTCGCTCAAACGTTGTATTTGAGAAGGCCTTCTTAGTAGAACGGTTGTTTTCCTCAGCTTTGGATTTAGCTGAGGGCCGAGaggtttttggagtttgaagaggaggcgataaaagatttggaacacagccctgttttcctttccgAGGTTCCCCGGCTTTTTTCCGTCACCCGTCACCTCCTAACCGAGCTCAATTCTGCTGCAGCTTTTTAGCCACAAGCTGCTGGTGCTTGACTTCTGAGGCCTTATCCTGTTAAGCGGCCGCACTATGGCAAAAAGGAGAGTTCAGTATGCCGACTGTATGAGCTTcagttgaatgtgtatgtggtcgAACTCTTGGTAGGACAGTCCAGTATATTACAGACGAACACAGACGAAAACATCCACAAGGCTTCCactaaatattgttgaatgtcCGCTCGTATGCAACTCTCCAACAGTGTCACGTCCTATCGAGAGTTTCAGTCAATGT
It encodes:
- the LOC128634216 gene encoding TBC1 domain family member 10A-like isoform X1 — encoded protein: MMECFMCAFSRTLPWATVLRVWDMFLCDGVKMIFCVGLVVLTSMLGTRDKLKACPGQYETMEVLRAIEPRYMQEGFFVLQVLELQVSAQDVEREQRTQLKRWKKKHGKPGPKLPQRMHSARTIMATEPHTHQDLRQKPTIMVQYPSIPEEKSEPNLRKKRGSLKKNQALIPNPYALPGESKPSQILDIQLLNQENLNLVLPNTPSHPPRLPTMQENQVKETSTSTERLVQRPRIPPSIRNWRNLSLCNIYPSLLLLYTDHLQRSVLTC
- the LOC128634216 gene encoding TBC1 domain family member 10A-like isoform X2 — protein: MIFCVGLVVLTSMLGTRDKLKACPGQYETMEVLRAIEPRYMQEGFFVLQVLELQVSAQDVEREQRTQLKRWKKKHGKPGPKLPQRMHSARTIMATEPHTHQDLRQKPTIMVQYPSIPEEKSEPNLRKKRGSLKKNQALIPNPYALPGESKPSQILDIQLLNQENLNLVLPNTPSHPPRLPTMQENQVKETSTSTERLVQRPRIPPSIRNWRNLSLCNIYPSLLLLYTDHLQRSVLTC